Proteins from a genomic interval of Clostridium sp. M62/1:
- a CDS encoding M20 family metallopeptidase — protein sequence MRFELDEYLKELETLVNTDSGSRVEGGPGLIADYFEEKYRALGLDIKREAGPEGIGPFMEIRNKKEKTDVLFLGHMDTVFPKGEAAKRPFRIERNLAYGPGVMDMKAGLLFIYHAVKNLVESGTDLGFCVALNSDEEISSVHSQKRIQELASQAKYTFVLEPGRKNGAYVYERKGLARYKMTVKGIAAHAGVAPWDGASAVNEAARAVLKMEGLNHYEIGTSVNVGKISGGTTANVVCDHVEAMIDTRFETIEENQKIENAFREIMENPFDRRTSITIEREGFRPPMRKTEKTEKLMALMEEQGKEMGMEILWAKTGGGSDGNFAAFAGSTVIDGAGPAGDGAHSQNETLQIDTIRPRFELLFKTLAKLSEEKE from the coding sequence ATGAGATTTGAGCTTGACGAGTACTTAAAGGAGCTTGAGACCCTGGTAAACACAGACAGCGGAAGCCGGGTAGAGGGTGGACCCGGGCTGATCGCCGATTACTTCGAGGAAAAATACAGGGCTCTGGGGCTTGATATCAAGAGAGAGGCAGGCCCGGAGGGTATCGGCCCATTCATGGAAATCCGGAATAAGAAAGAAAAGACAGACGTACTCTTCCTGGGACATATGGATACGGTATTTCCAAAAGGAGAGGCTGCAAAGCGTCCTTTCCGCATCGAGAGAAATCTGGCATACGGCCCCGGTGTAATGGATATGAAGGCCGGCCTGCTTTTCATTTACCACGCAGTGAAAAACCTGGTGGAAAGCGGCACGGATCTGGGATTCTGCGTTGCCCTGAACAGCGATGAGGAAATTTCCTCCGTTCATTCTCAGAAACGGATTCAGGAGCTGGCAAGCCAGGCAAAATATACATTTGTTCTGGAGCCGGGAAGGAAAAACGGGGCCTATGTATATGAGAGAAAGGGTCTGGCCCGCTACAAAATGACGGTAAAGGGAATTGCGGCCCACGCCGGTGTGGCTCCCTGGGATGGAGCCAGCGCTGTCAACGAGGCAGCCCGCGCAGTTCTCAAGATGGAGGGGCTGAATCACTACGAGATCGGAACCAGCGTAAATGTGGGAAAAATTTCCGGCGGAACTACGGCAAATGTTGTGTGCGACCATGTGGAAGCCATGATTGATACCAGGTTTGAGACCATCGAGGAAAATCAGAAGATCGAGAACGCATTCCGGGAAATCATGGAGAATCCTTTCGACAGGAGAACATCCATTACAATCGAAAGAGAAGGCTTCCGCCCTCCTATGAGAAAGACAGAAAAGACGGAGAAACTTATGGCTCTCATGGAGGAGCAGGGAAAAGAGATGGGAATGGAGATCCTGTGGGCAAAGACCGGAGGCGGCTCAGACGGAAACTTTGCAGCCTTTGCCGGAAGCACAGTAATTGACGGTGCAGGACCTGCAGGCGACGGAGCTCACAGCCAGAACGAAACCCTTCAGATTGACACAATCAGACCGCGTTTTGAGCTGCTTTTTAAAACACTGGCCAAGCTGAGTGAGGAAAAGGAGTGA
- a CDS encoding NAD(P)-dependent malic enzyme, whose amino-acid sequence MNYNEEALKMHEENHGKIQVAGKVEINSRDQLCIAYTPGVAEPCRKIHENKKDVYRYTAKGNLVAVVSDGTAVLGLGNIGPEAAMPVMEGKSLLFKQFGNVDAFPICLDTQDTEEIIKAVKWIAPSFGGINLEDIASPKCFEIERRLEEELDIPVFHDDQHGTAIVVTAALMNAARLTGKKLQNLKVVLNGPGAAGTAIIKMIMFAGVKNVIACDEFGILCRKRKEGVEGHKAELCEITNLDEQLGTLADAVKDADVFIGVSVANALTPEMVHTMAPDPIVFAMANPVPEISYETAMEAGVKVMGTGRSDCPNQINNVLAFPGIFRGALDAGARDINYEMKRAAAEAIAGLVTEEELKPEYIIPSAFDKRVVEAVASAVKEAAQRSGAVRK is encoded by the coding sequence ATGAATTATAATGAAGAAGCCTTAAAGATGCATGAGGAAAACCATGGAAAAATCCAGGTGGCAGGAAAGGTGGAGATTAATTCCAGGGATCAGCTGTGTATCGCATATACACCCGGTGTTGCAGAGCCATGCCGGAAAATCCATGAAAACAAGAAGGATGTCTACCGCTATACAGCTAAGGGAAACCTGGTAGCTGTGGTGTCAGACGGTACGGCAGTGCTGGGACTCGGCAATATAGGCCCTGAGGCAGCGATGCCTGTTATGGAGGGAAAAAGCCTTCTGTTTAAACAGTTTGGAAATGTAGATGCATTCCCGATTTGTCTGGATACTCAGGATACAGAGGAAATCATTAAGGCTGTCAAGTGGATTGCGCCGTCCTTCGGCGGAATCAACCTGGAAGACATTGCTTCACCGAAATGCTTTGAGATCGAGAGAAGGCTGGAGGAAGAGCTGGATATTCCCGTATTCCACGACGACCAGCACGGAACAGCCATCGTGGTGACGGCAGCTCTCATGAATGCAGCCAGACTGACAGGAAAGAAGCTCCAGAATCTGAAGGTGGTTTTAAACGGACCGGGGGCGGCGGGAACAGCCATTATCAAGATGATTATGTTCGCCGGCGTAAAAAACGTGATCGCCTGTGACGAGTTTGGAATCCTCTGCAGAAAGAGAAAAGAAGGCGTAGAGGGACACAAGGCAGAGCTCTGCGAGATTACAAATCTGGACGAGCAGCTGGGAACCCTGGCTGATGCCGTAAAGGACGCCGATGTATTTATCGGCGTGTCAGTAGCCAATGCCCTGACTCCCGAAATGGTTCATACGATGGCGCCGGATCCCATTGTCTTTGCCATGGCAAACCCTGTTCCGGAGATTTCCTATGAGACGGCTATGGAAGCAGGCGTAAAGGTAATGGGAACCGGAAGAAGCGACTGCCCGAACCAGATTAACAATGTGCTGGCATTCCCTGGTATTTTCAGAGGAGCCCTTGACGCAGGTGCCAGAGACATCAACTATGAGATGAAGAGGGCGGCAGCAGAGGCCATAGCCGGACTGGTAACTGAGGAGGAGCTTAAGCCGGAATACATTATTCCGTCTGCCTTCGATAAGAGGGTGGTAGAGGCCGTAGCTTCCGCAGTGAAGGAGGCAGCCCAGCGAAGCGGTGCTGTGAGAAAGTAG